From a region of the Coffea arabica cultivar ET-39 chromosome 3e, Coffea Arabica ET-39 HiFi, whole genome shotgun sequence genome:
- the LOC140038377 gene encoding putative late blight resistance protein homolog R1A-10 — translation MEMASTCSIDRVLLGLESLLYRFRGRSVPCDVRDAIKHMKFLKTFLMCARKWSQSNDLYLESDNIVKKVSLPSFLSCIEDTFHEYGVFLDIHSLSLRSGVFPKIEKQIKLLKQEIIEIYFSLASSRSLQSNSCMTDHELLEFIGLILQNLADWTNGYMDWKISESSIYAALSAQVQALEAKLTFLKSFIPFAKMRGTADIPALLLAHFEVVALNAARLSYMCSYWDDAEAMHNPEFYSMIHDQQQKIRAVDFHVYEIYKEVLGASNSSASLHTAVMDEQILNNFNDSLLSCLWELLCYSSSFMDSVKGEMHILYARLRFLRSILREHHEMMDEQNEKIGALLSEAGIIIFSPTLSRVIEGEVSFSESTQVLDFCDMLANTNINLKHVKDQISGSSTIESLPNSFHSLRALEVSRTSRHMLPKGKMPIPHEVMVGLDDEAAKVIERLIWGPEQVEIVPIVGMAGLGKTTLAKKVYNDSSVICNFHVRLWCTVSQAYNMKNVLLQILCSDAKHSRMDDELKNLDEHALLEKLYKKPKENRYLVVFDDVWDIKAWNELGISFPDDKKGSRIIFTSRSSNVASQVEYGGKPHYLRPLSEKESFELVQKKVFGEEDCPQALHGLGMEIAKKCRGLPLALLVVAGVLATIEHDIWVWKEFGKGLTSTMVSSTDQCKMSLELSYEHLPYHLKACLLYFAAFREDEKIGAKNLMRLWIAEGFVEKIEGKRSEIIAEEYLMDLIGQNLVMLVFLLDFSELNLTMAATVASALYGVFPSTMS, via the exons ATGGAGATggcctccacttgcagcatcgatCGTGTCTTACTTGGTCTAGAGTCGCTCCTGTACAGATTCCGAGGCCGCTCTGTTCCTTGCGATGTTCGTGATGCAATCAAACACAtgaaatttctcaaaacatTTCTTATGTGTGCTAGAAAGTGGAGCCAAAGCAATGATTTGTACTTGGAATCTGACAATATTGTGAAGAAGGTGAGTCTTCCATCTTTCTTATCTTGCATCGAAGATACCTTTCACGAATATGGAGTGTTCCTCGATATTCACTCTCTTTCCCTTAGATCAGGAGTGTTCCCCAAAATTGAGAAACAGATCAAATTACTTAAGCAAGAAATCATCGAAATTTACTTTTCTTTGGCAAGCAGCAGGTCATTGCAATCAAATTCTTGTATGACAGATCATGAACTGTTGGAATTCATAGGCCTCATCCTCCAAAATCTAGCAGATTGGACAAATGGCTATATGGATTGGAAAATTAGTGAATCGTCTATTTATGCTGCTTTGagtgctcaagtccaagcccttgAAGCAAAGCTGACATTCTTGAAAAGCTTCATTCCCTTTGCCAAAATGCGAGGAACTGCAGATATTCCTGCCTTGCTATTGGCGCACTTTGAAGTGGTGGCTTTGAACGCAGCACGCCTCTCTTACATGTGTTCTTATTGGGATGATGCTGAGGCAATGCACAATCCTGAGTTCTACTCCATGATACATGATCAACAACAGAAGATCAGAGCTGTCGATTTTCATGTCTACGAGATTTATAAGGAAGTACTTGGAGCTTCAAACTCCTCAGCATCATTACATACAGCAGTGATGGATGAGCAGATATTGAACAACTTTAATGATTCTCTTTTAAGTTGTCTCTGGGAGCTGTTATGCTACAGTTCAAGTTTTATGGATTCTGTGAAAGGTGAAATGCACATACTCTATGCAAGGCTGAGGTTTTTGAGAAGCATTTTAAGGGAGCATCATGAGATGATGgatgaacaaaatgaaaaaattggagCTCTCCTTAGTGAAGCAGGGATTATAATATTCTCGCCCACTCTGAGCAGAGTGATAGAAGGAGAAGTTAGCTTCTCAGAATCCACCCAGGTTCTTGATTTTTGTGATATGCTGGCCAATACCAATATCAATCTTAAGCATGTTAAGGATCAGATCAGTGGCTCAAGTACTATAGAGAGTCTTCCTAATTCCTTTCATAGCTTAAGAGCACTCGAAGTTAGCCGGACTTCTCGTCACATGCTACCAAAAGGTAAAATGCCAATACCCCATGAAGTCATGGTTGGTCTCGATGATGAGGCAGCAAAAGTAATTGAACGACTTATATGGGGACCAGAACAGGTGGAAATTGTTCCCATCGTGGGAATGGCTGGGCTTGGTAAGACAACTTTAGCcaaaaaagtttacaatgataGTTCAGTAATCTGTAACTTCCACGTTCGTCTTTGGTGTACTGTTTCTCAAGCCTAT aacATGAAAAATGTGTTACTTCAAATTTTGTGCTCTGATGCCAAACATTCCAGGATGGATGATGAGTTAAAAAATCTGGATGAACATGCGTTGCTTGAAAAGCTCTACAAAAAGCCAAAGGAGAATCGGTATCTTGTTGTTTTTGATGATGTCTGGGACATTAAGGCATGGAATGAGCTGGGAATTTCATTCCCGGATGACAAGAAAGGAAGTAGAATCATCTTCACGAGTCGATCTTCTAATGTGGCTTCACAGGTTGAATATGGGGGGAAACCTCACTATCTTCGCCCGCTCAGTGAGAAAGAAAGTTTCGAATTGGTGCAGAAGAAGGTGTTTGGAGAAGAAGATTGTCCTCAAGCATTGCATGGGTTGGGAATGGAGATTGCCAAAAAGTGCAGGGGATTGCCACTTGCACTTCTTGTTGTAGCTGGAGTCCTAGCAACTATAGAGCATGATATTTGGGTTTGGAAAGAGTTTGGTAAAGGTTTAACTTCGACCATGGTGTCTAGTACAGACCAGTGCAAGATGTCGTTGGAGCTCAGTTATGAGCATTTACCATATCACTTGAAGGCATGCTTGCTGTATTTTGCTGCATTTCGAGAAGATGAAAAAATTGGTGCCAAGAATTTGATGCGTCTCTGGATTGCAGAAGGGTTTGtagaaaaaattgaaggaaagagATCAGAGATCATTGCAGAAGAATATCTGATGGACCTTATTGGTCAAAACTTAGTTATG CTTGTCTTTCTCCTTGATTTCTCCGAATTGAATTTGACGATGGCCGCTACTGTTGCATCAGCTTTGTATGGGGTTTTTCCATCAACGATGAGCTAA